Proteins found in one Selenomonas ruminantium subsp. lactilytica TAM6421 genomic segment:
- a CDS encoding virulence RhuM family protein, with amino-acid sequence MTNANIRNSTVDFLVFTKDSGAGSIEVRVQNGDVWLTQKALGELFDIDRSVIAKHLKKIYTDGEQDEDSTCAKFAQVADNGKTYQYKFYSLSAIIAVGYKVNSQRAIQFRQWATKVLDTFAKQGYVLDKNRLINGQIFDEDYFDHLISEIQEIRASERRFYQKITDIYATAVDYTLDSKTTRDFFATVQNKMHYAVHGSTAAELIMDRADHKKEHMGLTSWKNAPDGKIVKADVSIAKNYLAKEEMQELNEIVTMYLDYATRQARRHIPMTMADWASKLDAFLQFNDAEILHDKGKVSAAIAKAFAESEFEQYRVLQDKHYVSDFDRLMQEADN; translated from the coding sequence ATGACCAACGCTAATATTCGCAATAGCACGGTAGATTTTTTGGTATTTACCAAGGACAGCGGCGCAGGTTCCATTGAGGTGCGGGTGCAGAACGGCGACGTATGGCTGACACAGAAGGCCCTGGGGGAACTGTTTGACATTGACCGCAGTGTTATTGCCAAGCATTTGAAGAAGATTTATACGGATGGAGAACAGGATGAGGATTCAACTTGTGCAAAATTTGCACAAGTTGCCGATAATGGTAAAACCTATCAGTATAAGTTCTATTCCCTGTCGGCCATTATCGCTGTTGGCTACAAGGTAAATTCCCAAAGGGCTATCCAATTCCGTCAGTGGGCTACCAAGGTGCTGGACACCTTTGCCAAGCAAGGGTATGTGCTGGACAAGAACCGACTTATCAATGGTCAGATTTTTGACGAAGACTATTTTGACCATCTGATTTCCGAGATTCAGGAGATTCGCGCTAGTGAGCGGCGTTTCTATCAGAAAATAACGGACATCTACGCTACGGCGGTAGATTATACGCTGGACAGCAAGACCACCCGTGATTTTTTTGCCACAGTGCAGAATAAGATGCACTATGCCGTTCACGGCAGTACAGCGGCAGAGCTTATCATGGATAGAGCCGACCACAAGAAGGAACACATGGGGCTGACCTCATGGAAAAACGCCCCGGATGGAAAAATCGTCAAGGCTGACGTGTCAATCGCCAAGAATTATCTGGCTAAGGAAGAAATGCAGGAACTTAACGAGATTGTCACCATGTATCTAGACTACGCCACCCGTCAGGCCCGCCGTCATATTCCCATGACCATGGCTGACTGGGCCAGCAAGCTGGATGCATTCTTGCAGTTCAATGATGCAGAAATTCTCCATGATAAAGGTAAAGTATCTGCGGCCATTGCCAAAGCCTTTGCAGAAAGCGAGTTTGAGCAATACCGGGTGTTGCAGGACAAGCACTATGTCAGCGATTTTGATAGGTTAATGCAGGAAGCTGACAATTAG
- a CDS encoding type I restriction endonuclease subunit R, translated as MAENEKQFEANIEEYLISPAGGYQQADDSGYRESIDMALDIKTLVRFVKTTQPLVWQRFEKQCNSDPLRKFYKCFEDAVQADGLVSVLRHGFRHRGMDFKVCYFKPESTLNDLAVKHYKQNICQCIRQWHYSAQNNNSVDMMLAINGIPLVAIELKNQLTGQSIDNAKTQWMYDRDYREPIFKLNHRILAFFAVDLYQAAMTTELKGANTFFLPFNQGSNGAGYDGGAGNPQTENGDYVTGYIWKNVLQKDSLLDILQKFVNFQGNRLIFPRYHQLDVVRKLIFDVREYGSGRNYLIQHSAGSGKSNSIAWTAYRLASLHNADNEPIFTSVVIVTDRRNLDAQLQETIMGFDHTIGSVETIGEKKTSQDLKKAINAGKRIIVTTLQKFPVIYEEVKDTAGKRFAIIVDEAHSSQTGSSAMKMKVALADKADALKEYAELEGKAEEELLDNEDRLVQEMIAHGRHDNLSFFAFTATPKEKTLEQFGTEYEDGSFHPFHIYSMRQAIEEGFILDVLANYTTYKTCYQIARNVTENPAVPQSKALKLIRRFSELHPYNIQQKSALIVETFREVTKHKIKGKGKMMVVTSSRLAAVRYFHEIKRYLKTHNYHDIEILAAFSGSIKDPEDASDKEYTESGLNVDAAGNHVSEAQTKQVFHDEGHILIVAEKYQTGFDEPLLHTMIVDKKLKGVKAVQTLSRLNRIHPDKEDTYILDFVNTKEDILAAFQPFYQETYLEEELNTDLIYKVQKMLRDYKIYDDNDIENVSKIYFDENARKANKTQAAITNTLLPIQQRYNDLNQEQRYQFRKLCRNLVKWYAYITQITRMFDKPLHKEYIFCSYLAKILPSDPEVPFDLGNRVRLEYYNLQKTFSGSISLVKEEKGAFASAKLKKPVKQEETLSPLEEVIAKINEQYLGDFTEGDRVVITTLHEKLRQNKKLQKAAQNNGAQMFANNVFPSIFDDTAQAAYMESTETYTRLFQDAEKYRAIMNALAAAMFQEFRTQI; from the coding sequence GTGGCAGAGAATGAGAAACAGTTTGAAGCAAATATAGAAGAATACCTGATAAGCCCTGCAGGGGGCTATCAGCAGGCGGATGACTCCGGCTATCGTGAATCCATTGATATGGCGCTGGATATAAAAACGCTGGTGCGATTCGTAAAGACCACCCAGCCTTTGGTATGGCAACGCTTTGAGAAGCAGTGCAATTCTGACCCATTACGAAAGTTTTACAAGTGCTTTGAAGATGCGGTGCAGGCCGATGGTCTTGTTTCTGTCCTGCGACATGGCTTTAGGCACCGTGGAATGGATTTCAAGGTCTGCTATTTCAAGCCAGAATCTACCCTCAATGACCTGGCGGTGAAGCATTACAAGCAGAATATCTGCCAGTGCATCCGTCAGTGGCATTATTCGGCGCAGAATAATAACAGCGTGGATATGATGTTGGCCATCAACGGCATTCCTCTTGTGGCCATTGAATTGAAGAACCAGCTCACTGGCCAGAGTATCGACAATGCCAAGACCCAGTGGATGTATGACCGGGACTATCGGGAACCGATCTTTAAGCTGAATCACCGCATTCTTGCCTTTTTTGCCGTTGACCTGTATCAGGCAGCCATGACCACGGAATTGAAAGGAGCCAATACCTTTTTCCTGCCCTTCAATCAGGGGAGCAATGGAGCAGGCTATGACGGCGGGGCTGGCAATCCCCAGACGGAGAACGGGGATTATGTTACGGGCTACATTTGGAAGAATGTGCTGCAAAAGGACAGCCTGCTTGATATCCTGCAAAAGTTTGTGAACTTCCAGGGGAATCGATTGATTTTCCCTCGCTATCATCAGCTGGATGTGGTGCGGAAGCTAATTTTCGATGTGCGGGAATACGGCTCAGGCCGTAATTACCTGATTCAGCACTCGGCAGGGTCAGGCAAGTCCAACTCTATTGCCTGGACAGCTTACCGGCTGGCCTCCCTGCACAATGCCGACAATGAGCCTATCTTTACTTCGGTAGTCATTGTAACAGACCGCCGCAATCTGGATGCCCAGTTACAGGAAACCATTATGGGGTTTGACCATACCATCGGCAGCGTGGAAACCATTGGGGAGAAGAAGACCTCCCAAGACCTCAAAAAAGCCATCAATGCCGGGAAGCGGATTATCGTCACCACGTTGCAAAAGTTCCCAGTGATTTATGAGGAAGTCAAGGACACAGCTGGAAAGCGGTTCGCCATTATTGTAGATGAAGCCCATTCTTCCCAGACCGGCAGTTCGGCTATGAAGATGAAGGTGGCTTTGGCCGATAAGGCGGATGCCCTCAAAGAATATGCTGAGCTGGAAGGCAAAGCCGAAGAGGAACTTTTGGATAACGAAGACCGGCTGGTGCAGGAAATGATTGCCCATGGCCGTCATGATAATCTGTCCTTTTTCGCCTTTACGGCTACGCCCAAAGAAAAGACTTTGGAGCAGTTCGGCACGGAATACGAGGATGGTTCTTTCCATCCCTTCCATATCTACTCCATGCGGCAGGCCATCGAGGAAGGTTTTATCCTGGATGTGCTGGCCAACTACACCACCTACAAGACCTGCTATCAGATTGCCCGGAACGTGACGGAAAATCCTGCTGTTCCCCAATCCAAGGCATTGAAGCTCATTCGGCGTTTCAGTGAACTTCATCCCTACAATATTCAGCAGAAGTCTGCTTTGATTGTGGAGACTTTCCGCGAAGTCACTAAACACAAGATTAAGGGCAAAGGCAAGATGATGGTGGTGACCTCTTCGCGACTGGCAGCGGTGCGGTATTTCCATGAAATCAAGCGGTATCTCAAAACACATAACTATCATGATATCGAAATCCTCGCCGCCTTCTCCGGTAGCATCAAAGACCCGGAGGATGCCAGCGATAAGGAATATACGGAAAGCGGCCTCAATGTGGATGCCGCCGGGAACCATGTTTCCGAAGCTCAGACCAAGCAAGTTTTCCATGATGAGGGCCATATCCTTATCGTGGCCGAGAAATATCAGACCGGCTTTGATGAACCGCTGCTGCATACCATGATTGTCGATAAAAAGCTCAAAGGTGTAAAAGCGGTGCAGACCTTATCCCGTTTGAACCGTATCCACCCAGATAAGGAAGACACCTATATTCTCGATTTCGTCAACACCAAGGAAGATATTTTGGCAGCCTTCCAGCCTTTTTATCAGGAGACTTATCTGGAGGAAGAGCTGAATACCGACCTCATCTACAAAGTGCAGAAGATGCTGCGGGATTACAAAATCTATGACGATAACGACATCGAAAATGTCAGCAAAATCTATTTCGATGAAAATGCCCGCAAAGCCAATAAGACACAAGCTGCCATTACCAACACCCTGCTGCCGATACAACAGCGGTATAACGACTTGAATCAGGAACAGCGTTATCAGTTCCGTAAACTTTGCCGCAATCTGGTAAAATGGTATGCTTACATTACCCAGATTACCCGTATGTTTGACAAGCCCTTACACAAGGAATATATCTTCTGCTCCTATCTCGCCAAAATCCTGCCCAGTGATCCCGAGGTTCCCTTTGACCTGGGAAATCGTGTCCGGCTGGAATATTACAACTTGCAAAAAACATTCAGTGGTTCGATTTCTTTGGTGAAGGAAGAAAAGGGCGCGTTTGCTTCAGCCAAACTCAAAAAGCCGGTCAAGCAGGAAGAAACCCTCAGCCCATTGGAGGAAGTTATTGCTAAAATCAATGAGCAGTATCTAGGGGATTTTACCGAAGGGGATAGAGTAGTGATCACCACTCTCCACGAAAAGCTCCGGCAGAATAAGAAGCTGCAAAAGGCTGCTCAAAATAATGGCGCGCAGATGTTTGCGAATAATGTCTTCCCCAGTATTTTTGACGATACGGCGCAGGCAGCTTATATGGAAAGTACAGAAACTTATACCCGACTCTTCCAAGATGCGGAGAAATACCGCGCCATCATGAATGCACTGGCAGCGGCCATGTTCCAGGAATTCAGAACACAAATATAA
- a CDS encoding restriction endonuclease subunit S, whose product MKAIMRDKSELKDSGIEWMGEIPQSWNIIANKYVMHKEKSLCAKWNDEDVLSLTMNGVIVRDLINPTGKMPTTFDGYQYVKKGDLLMCLFDIDVTPRCVGRVLNNGVTSPAYSNFKMHDNAKLGYYYYYYLMMDHTKELLHLAKNLRHSFTEEQLGVLKVPLPPINEQQRIAHYLDDRCSKIDTIIAEAKASIEEYKELKQAVIDKYILGYNDIHIKLNHLGSLKNGLNFTHFEENGNIKFLGVGCFKDNTILSKEDSFENIHIDFEIDDEYLLINGDIIFVRSNGSKDLVGRSIMVDNITFPLTYSGFCIRFRNQHTEIVDSKFLLYYFRTSYFKESLLKHSNDSTNINNLNQGMLNAIRISAPIKNEQLMVIEKLEKKLCTMEDVISEKQSLIEDLEAYKKSLIYEVVTGKRKVVA is encoded by the coding sequence ATGAAAGCGATAATGCGGGATAAATCAGAGTTAAAGGATAGTGGGATTGAGTGGATGGGAGAAATACCTCAATCATGGAATATAATTGCTAATAAATATGTTATGCACAAAGAGAAAAGTCTTTGTGCAAAGTGGAATGATGAAGATGTTCTATCTTTAACAATGAATGGTGTTATTGTTAGAGATTTAATAAATCCAACGGGGAAAATGCCAACAACATTCGATGGCTATCAATATGTAAAAAAAGGCGATTTGCTTATGTGTCTTTTTGATATTGATGTGACACCTCGATGTGTAGGACGTGTATTAAATAATGGAGTTACAAGCCCTGCATATAGCAATTTCAAAATGCATGACAACGCAAAGTTGGGATATTACTATTATTACTATCTGATGATGGACCATACAAAAGAACTGTTACACTTAGCTAAAAATTTACGTCATTCATTTACTGAAGAACAATTAGGAGTTCTGAAAGTACCTCTTCCACCAATAAATGAGCAACAACGCATCGCCCACTACCTTGATGACCGTTGTTCCAAGATAGATACTATCATTGCTGAAGCTAAAGCAAGTATTGAGGAATACAAGGAACTGAAACAGGCGGTTATAGATAAATACATTCTGGGGTATAATGATATTCATATCAAACTTAATCACTTAGGCTCATTAAAAAACGGACTAAATTTTACACATTTTGAGGAAAATGGGAATATAAAATTCCTCGGAGTCGGTTGTTTTAAGGATAACACTATCCTCTCTAAGGAAGATTCGTTTGAGAATATACATATAGATTTCGAAATTGACGATGAATATTTATTAATAAACGGGGATATTATTTTTGTACGCTCAAACGGAAGCAAGGACTTAGTGGGGCGTAGTATTATGGTGGATAATATAACATTTCCTTTGACTTATAGTGGATTCTGTATACGATTCAGAAATCAACATACAGAGATTGTTGATAGCAAATTCTTATTATATTATTTTAGAACAAGTTATTTCAAAGAATCGTTGCTCAAACATAGCAATGATTCAACCAATATAAATAATCTCAATCAAGGAATGTTGAATGCGATAAGAATTTCTGCTCCTATAAAAAACGAGCAATTAATGGTAATTGAAAAACTTGAAAAAAAATTATGTACAATGGAAGATGTTATTTCTGAAAAACAATCCCTTATCGAAGACCTTGAAGCCTACAAAAAATCCTTGATTTACGAAGTAGTAACCGGCAAGCGGAAGGTGGTGGCGTGA
- a CDS encoding radical SAM mobile pair system MarR family transcriptional regulator yields the protein MKTNGGFLVTKIKQLGDRIFERILAEKKIDAFNGAQGRILYVLWQEDGVPIKIISEKSGLAITSLTTMLERMEKNGLISRKTDEADKRKTLLFLTDKAKELKEAYDSVSNKMGNIYYRDFTDKEILQFEEYLNRIRVNLEEWSDK from the coding sequence ATGAAGACAAATGGTGGATTTCTTGTTACAAAAATAAAACAGCTGGGTGATCGTATATTTGAAAGGATACTGGCAGAAAAAAAAATTGATGCATTTAACGGAGCTCAGGGAAGGATTCTTTATGTCTTATGGCAGGAAGATGGTGTTCCTATTAAAATTATTTCCGAGAAAAGCGGACTTGCAATTACTTCACTTACGACCATGCTTGAGCGGATGGAAAAAAACGGACTGATAAGCCGCAAAACGGATGAAGCTGATAAGAGAAAAACTCTTCTGTTCCTCACAGATAAAGCCAAAGAACTTAAAGAAGCTTATGACTCCGTATCCAATAAGATGGGGAATATTTATTATCGTGATTTTACGGATAAAGAGATTCTTCAGTTTGAAGAGTATCTTAACCGCATCAGGGTAAACCTTGAGGAATGGAGTGACAAATGA
- a CDS encoding MobA/MobL family protein: MAMYHFRIKSSKRPKGNSVSAAEHSDYINRTGRYKDYDQKEKGHGAQSVSSPPADTSAASHLQYINRESVFQKRGGCVYSKNHLPKWADGSAKTFFTAADKYERFNGERYKEIEFSLPNELNLDEQKKIVDEFINQHLQDFYYAYAIHDKIGSMSDGERQPHVHIMFSTREIDDVEREKERPPELFFRQYNGKNPAKGGCRKSWKWNSADRKKYLMRLRRDYAKIQNEALERNGINLRVDHRTLEAQREEALSSGNYFIADLLDKKPEKSVGPVELIKSDSKLVHTQKKLREINHQREQTIITSFMIKDAMDRDKMEEKSQDLKQRQERIFASEPDIEDADEQAYFTEEKQKIQEMYKDMVAFYGITIWAPRAVEMASLDTMTTEEKELWQDLKSYGKEKREWEILKSRMIEPPGDDVEALEAYLKICPEIDKELDKINLKIRQAAADIRPVFERLKLPHNKASILKRAAFYVNDNRLAKTEIRKLQRNMDSKLKALDKHIKDYFAVRQKNREYSAEEVASILNASISRQETAEKRLAKELYHMRKRVFSYPRAIEMAKNNYVQGAFKQLRADKRELKKREDRLSPEERKNAWQEIDRREQELEARCNTAVGRSKIEAIAAGILRKNAPIAKEYNELCAKHRALKDSIIQTKYQSQRVTTRAPREQGNKFRVAPSSSGGGGGSIYPTPSRDADLISKALSGGAKEAQLVARSKPDEPDDWKWLSEAEKDDLRHDMRSIDRY; this comes from the coding sequence ATGGCAATGTATCATTTTCGTATAAAATCAAGCAAACGCCCCAAGGGGAATTCTGTAAGTGCTGCCGAGCACAGCGATTACATCAATCGAACAGGCCGGTATAAGGATTATGACCAAAAGGAGAAAGGGCATGGCGCTCAATCTGTATCATCGCCACCAGCGGACACCTCTGCGGCCAGTCATTTACAATACATCAACCGGGAATCTGTTTTCCAAAAACGAGGTGGTTGCGTATATTCTAAAAACCATCTGCCGAAGTGGGCAGATGGCAGCGCTAAGACGTTTTTTACCGCGGCGGATAAGTATGAACGATTCAACGGGGAGCGCTATAAGGAAATTGAATTTTCCCTGCCCAACGAACTAAACCTTGATGAGCAAAAGAAAATCGTGGATGAATTCATCAACCAGCATTTGCAGGATTTCTACTATGCCTATGCCATCCATGACAAGATAGGTTCCATGTCTGACGGAGAGCGGCAGCCCCATGTTCACATCATGTTTTCCACCCGGGAAATCGATGATGTGGAACGAGAAAAGGAACGCCCTCCGGAACTTTTCTTTCGCCAATACAATGGCAAAAATCCGGCCAAAGGAGGCTGCAGAAAATCATGGAAATGGAATTCTGCCGACAGGAAAAAATATCTTATGCGCTTACGCAGGGACTATGCCAAAATCCAAAACGAGGCCTTAGAGCGAAACGGCATTAACCTGCGGGTTGACCACAGGACCTTAGAAGCTCAGCGTGAGGAAGCACTGTCTAGCGGTAATTATTTTATAGCTGACCTTCTGGATAAAAAGCCGGAAAAAAGTGTAGGGCCCGTAGAGCTTATAAAGTCGGATAGCAAATTGGTCCATACACAGAAAAAACTTCGGGAAATAAATCACCAGCGAGAGCAAACTATCATTACCAGTTTCATGATAAAGGATGCCATGGACAGGGACAAAATGGAGGAAAAATCCCAAGACTTGAAGCAGAGGCAGGAGAGAATCTTTGCCTCTGAGCCAGATATCGAGGATGCGGATGAACAGGCATATTTCACGGAAGAAAAGCAGAAAATCCAGGAAATGTATAAGGATATGGTGGCATTTTACGGAATCACCATCTGGGCACCAAGGGCAGTAGAAATGGCCTCCCTTGATACGATGACCACCGAGGAAAAGGAACTCTGGCAAGATTTGAAAAGCTATGGCAAGGAAAAAAGGGAATGGGAAATCCTCAAAAGCCGCATGATAGAGCCACCGGGGGATGATGTGGAAGCCTTGGAGGCATATCTTAAAATCTGCCCGGAAATAGATAAAGAACTGGACAAGATTAACCTCAAAATCCGTCAGGCTGCAGCTGATATACGCCCTGTATTTGAGCGGTTAAAGCTGCCACATAATAAGGCCAGCATTTTGAAGCGAGCGGCCTTTTATGTGAATGACAATCGCCTGGCTAAGACTGAAATCAGGAAGCTGCAGCGGAACATGGACAGCAAACTCAAGGCCTTGGACAAGCACATCAAGGACTATTTTGCCGTCAGACAAAAGAACCGGGAGTATTCTGCCGAGGAAGTGGCCAGTATCCTCAACGCCAGTATTTCTAGACAGGAAACTGCTGAAAAACGGCTGGCCAAAGAGCTTTATCACATGAGAAAACGGGTATTTAGTTATCCTAGAGCCATCGAAATGGCCAAAAATAACTATGTACAGGGGGCGTTCAAACAGCTCCGTGCAGATAAGCGGGAACTAAAAAAACGGGAAGATAGGCTCTCCCCGGAAGAACGTAAAAATGCGTGGCAGGAAATTGACCGCCGTGAGCAGGAACTGGAAGCGCGGTGCAACACGGCAGTAGGCCGGTCAAAAATAGAAGCCATTGCCGCAGGTATACTTCGTAAAAATGCGCCCATAGCCAAAGAGTACAACGAGCTGTGCGCTAAGCATCGAGCACTTAAAGATTCCATTATACAAACAAAATATCAATCGCAGCGAGTGACGACAAGGGCCCCAAGGGAACAGGGCAACAAATTCCGTGTTGCGCCGTCATCATCAGGAGGCGGTGGTGGCAGTATCTATCCAACGCCCTCCCGTGATGCAGACCTTATCAGTAAGGCATTATCCGGCGGAGCCAAAGAAGCCCAGCTGGTAGCCAGGTCAAAACCAGACGAGCCGGACGATTGGAAATGGCTCAGCGAAGCGGAAAAGGACGATTTACGGCATGATATGCGCAGCATTGACCGCTACTAA
- a CDS encoding CatA-like O-acetyltransferase, family 3: protein MNYKVIDKETYYRKGVFRHFTEDCKCSTSITSRIDVTELVTHSKNTGTKFYVNFLYILSKVMNSREDYRMGYLWQTDELICYDVINPTQYVFHEDTETCTPVYTKYDEDYEKFYTAALLDVEEAKKTREYGLDIVNHPNWFDASFISWLSYDSLHLELPDGNLYFAPIINWGKYREENGRLVMPVTVRLNHAIADGYLVANVFRLLEQEIKSFMKL, encoded by the coding sequence ATGAATTATAAAGTAATTGACAAAGAGACATATTATCGTAAAGGCGTATTTCGCCACTTTACGGAAGATTGCAAGTGCTCAACCTCGATAACGTCGAGAATAGACGTAACAGAGCTCGTCACACATTCAAAGAACACAGGAACGAAGTTTTATGTTAATTTCCTGTATATTCTTTCAAAGGTTATGAATTCACGTGAAGACTACAGAATGGGATACCTTTGGCAGACAGATGAGCTGATCTGCTATGACGTGATCAATCCAACACAGTATGTTTTCCATGAAGATACGGAAACCTGTACGCCTGTTTATACGAAATACGATGAGGACTATGAAAAGTTCTACACTGCCGCATTGCTGGATGTTGAAGAGGCAAAGAAGACAAGGGAATACGGTCTGGATATAGTAAACCATCCCAACTGGTTTGATGCGTCGTTTATATCTTGGCTTTCCTATGATTCACTTCATCTTGAACTTCCCGATGGAAATCTATATTTTGCGCCGATCATTAACTGGGGAAAATACAGAGAAGAAAACGGTAGGCTTGTCATGCCTGTGACCGTTCGTCTAAATCATGCAATCGCTGATGGCTATCTGGTTGCAAACGTATTTCGTCTCTTGGAACAAGAAATCAAGTCTTTCATGAAGCTCTAA
- a CDS encoding radical SAM mobile pair protein A gives MSICIKDQIQNMNLVIGCTVGCPYCYARNNTRRYHIIDDFEKPQFFQGKLRMMEKKKPQNFLLTGMSDLSGWHEEWREEVFKKIAENPQHQFLFLTKRPDLLSFETDLDNAWFGVTVTRKSELWRIDALRSNVKAKKYHVTFEPLFDDPGKVDLAGIDWIVVGTMTGAKSRTVKTDPGWAYSLTEQAHELNIPVFWKEDLVPIMGEEMIQEMPDAFNKVLEEQRIWNNQKSK, from the coding sequence ATGAGTATCTGTATTAAAGATCAGATTCAGAACATGAATCTTGTTATAGGGTGCACTGTTGGATGTCCGTACTGCTATGCCAGAAACAATACGAGGCGTTATCACATCATAGATGATTTTGAAAAGCCACAGTTTTTTCAAGGAAAGCTTCGTATGATGGAAAAGAAAAAGCCGCAGAATTTTCTGCTGACTGGCATGAGCGATCTCTCGGGCTGGCATGAGGAATGGAGAGAGGAAGTCTTTAAAAAGATAGCAGAGAATCCTCAGCACCAGTTTCTTTTTCTTACCAAACGACCGGATCTTCTGTCTTTTGAAACAGATCTTGATAATGCATGGTTTGGCGTTACAGTTACGAGAAAGTCTGAGTTATGGCGTATTGATGCACTGCGGAGCAATGTGAAGGCAAAAAAATATCATGTTACCTTTGAGCCTTTGTTCGATGATCCGGGTAAGGTTGATCTTGCAGGCATTGACTGGATTGTGGTGGGAACCATGACAGGTGCAAAGAGCAGGACTGTTAAAACAGATCCCGGGTGGGCTTATTCATTGACAGAACAGGCTCATGAACTGAACATTCCTGTATTCTGGAAAGAAGATCTTGTTCCGATTATGGGAGAAGAAATGATACAGGAAATGCCGGATGCTTTTAACAAAGTGCTGGAGGAACAGAGGATATGGAACAACCAGAAATCAAAGTAA
- a CDS encoding radical SAM mobile pair protein B, whose translation MEQPEIKVNHIETKSVMTKSNTPIGGYSVNPYVGCPHACKYCYASFMKRFTGHTEEWGTFMDVKDWPEIKNPKKYAGQKVIIGTVTDGYNPLEKTYKNTRRLLEELKDSGADILICTKSDLVLRDLDLLKEINENSRLTVSWSINTLDEEFKDDMDAAVSIERRLAAMKEVYAAGIRTICFISPVFPGITDIEAIIDRTKDQCDLVWLENLNLRGGFKADIMKYISDKHPDLVSLYDEIYNKKNRSYFEALEKKAEELAKKYDCRFVDNETPYERVEKGHPTIVDYFYHEEVRGTANSGKRNVIHNP comes from the coding sequence ATGGAACAACCAGAAATCAAAGTAAATCATATAGAAACAAAAAGTGTAATGACAAAATCGAATACTCCTATTGGAGGATATTCGGTGAATCCCTATGTGGGGTGTCCCCATGCCTGTAAATACTGCTACGCATCTTTTATGAAACGCTTTACAGGGCATACGGAGGAATGGGGAACTTTCATGGATGTGAAAGACTGGCCTGAAATAAAGAATCCAAAGAAGTATGCCGGCCAGAAGGTGATCATTGGAACAGTTACGGATGGTTATAATCCGCTAGAGAAAACATATAAAAATACAAGAAGACTTCTGGAAGAACTAAAGGACAGTGGTGCGGACATACTTATCTGCACAAAGTCAGACCTTGTACTAAGAGATCTGGATCTGCTAAAAGAGATCAATGAAAATAGCAGACTTACAGTATCATGGTCAATCAATACTCTCGATGAAGAGTTTAAAGATGATATGGATGCGGCAGTAAGCATAGAAAGAAGGCTTGCTGCAATGAAAGAGGTATATGCGGCAGGCATTCGTACAATTTGCTTCATTTCACCCGTGTTCCCGGGGATTACGGATATAGAAGCAATCATAGACAGGACAAAAGATCAGTGTGACCTTGTATGGCTTGAGAATCTGAATCTTCGCGGAGGTTTTAAGGCAGATATCATGAAATACATTTCCGATAAACATCCGGATCTGGTGTCGCTGTATGACGAAATTTATAACAAAAAGAACCGCAGCTATTTTGAAGCGCTGGAAAAGAAAGCAGAAGAGCTGGCTAAAAAGTATGATTGCAGGTTTGTTGATAATGAAACTCCGTATGAGAGAGTAGAGAAAGGACATCCAACAATCGTAGATTACTTTTACCACGAAGAAGTAAGAGGTACTGCCAATAGTGGAAAGAGAAATGTAATACATAATCCTTGA